In a single window of the Gloeocapsa sp. DLM2.Bin57 genome:
- the csaB gene encoding polysaccharide pyruvyl transferase CsaB has translation MNKPRAIVSGYYGKGNAGDEALLLSLLQMLPPSITPIVLSADPTATRAIYGVESIPRRSLFPVLSSLSTADLFIWGGGSLLQDVTSLASPYYYLGLMTFAQRLGLKTFAWSQGIGPVKAQITQKLTKSVLHNCTKISVRDNASAKLLQDWQIPCLIAPDPVWSLESYPVKEIQKIRSPRVAVNLRPTAALTPSRLSYLTKALKDFQLATNASLIFLPFQVSQDLPLIKQVTAELSGDYHILCLDDPRALKGVFRGVEMLIGMRLHSFIMAMAEGCRCFALSYDPKVTQLQLELSIPGWHLADLPESADLISTTWLNEYVNGDSLNSAQIQSLVDRSWLHQQLYKEYFYE, from the coding sequence ATGAACAAACCTAGGGCAATAGTTAGCGGTTATTATGGTAAGGGTAACGCGGGAGATGAGGCTTTATTGTTATCTCTTTTGCAAATGTTACCTCCTTCAATCACTCCTATTGTCCTTTCTGCTGATCCTACAGCAACTAGGGCTATTTATGGTGTAGAAAGTATTCCGAGGCGATCGCTTTTCCCTGTCTTATCATCTTTATCTACTGCTGATTTATTTATTTGGGGTGGAGGTAGTTTATTACAGGATGTGACTAGTTTAGCTAGTCCTTATTATTATCTTGGTTTAATGACTTTTGCTCAACGACTAGGTTTAAAAACTTTTGCTTGGTCTCAAGGTATTGGTCCAGTAAAAGCGCAAATTACCCAAAAATTGACTAAATCTGTCCTGCATAATTGCACGAAAATTAGTGTCAGAGATAATGCTTCGGCTAAGTTACTCCAGGATTGGCAAATACCTTGTTTAATTGCTCCAGATCCAGTGTGGTCTCTAGAATCTTATCCTGTTAAAGAGATTCAAAAAATCAGATCTCCTAGAGTAGCTGTTAATTTACGTCCTACAGCTGCTCTTACTCCTTCACGTCTTAGTTATCTTACTAAAGCTTTAAAAGATTTTCAATTAGCTACTAACGCGTCTTTAATTTTTCTCCCTTTTCAAGTTAGTCAAGATCTTCCTCTGATTAAACAGGTTACCGCTGAACTTTCTGGTGATTATCATATTCTCTGTTTAGATGATCCTCGCGCTTTAAAAGGTGTTTTCCGCGGTGTAGAAATGCTGATAGGTATGCGTTTGCATAGCTTTATTATGGCGATGGCTGAAGGTTGTCGTTGTTTTGCGTTAAGCTATGATCCTAAAGTTACTCAATTGCAGTTAGAGTTAAGTATCCCTGGTTGGCATTTAGCAGATCTTCCTGAGAGTGCTGATTTAATTAGTACTACTTGGCTTAATGAATATGTTAACGGAGATTCTCTTAATTCTGCTCAAATTCAATCTTTAGTAGATCGTTCCTGGTTACATCAACAACTTTATAAGGAGTATTTCTATGAGTGA
- a CDS encoding (2Fe-2S)-binding protein yields the protein MTINFIKEKKEVVVATGANLREKALQNGIDLYTLKGKLMNCGGYGQCGTCIVEIVEGMENLSEPTEFEQRKLKKKPSNYRLACQTLVNGPVSVNTKP from the coding sequence GTGACCATTAACTTTATCAAAGAAAAGAAAGAAGTTGTTGTAGCCACTGGAGCAAATCTGAGAGAGAAAGCCTTGCAAAATGGCATAGATTTGTACACTTTAAAGGGAAAATTGATGAATTGTGGGGGTTATGGTCAATGTGGTACTTGTATCGTGGAAATAGTCGAGGGGATGGAGAATCTCTCTGAGCCTACGGAATTTGAACAACGTAAACTCAAGAAAAAGCCTAGTAATTATCGTTTAGCTTGTCAAACCTTGGTCAATGGTCCTGTTAGCGTCAATACAAAGCCTTAG
- a CDS encoding BrnT family toxin: VVYTERNGEIRLISARKANKKEKKQYESL; this comes from the coding sequence TTGTTGTATATACTGAAAGAAACGGGGAGATCCGTCTGATTTCAGCAAGAAAAGCCAATAAAAAGGAGAAAAAACAATATGAATCCTTATGA
- a CDS encoding CBS domain-containing protein: protein MLKASQIMTTEVVTIRGSATVAEAVKLMKLHNLQALVVDIRNSQDAYGIITNNDIVTKVVAYGKDTTKVRVYEVMTKPCIVVNPDLGVEYIARLFAQTGIRIAPVIQGELLGIISERDILHKGDFVENPKAPLLKRELARAIEEARSLAAINGATSPSCLEAWALVDELETEIAYQNGDDAPEMTAFQVFCAEHPEVLQIHHKELVNAQ, encoded by the coding sequence ATGTTAAAAGCTTCCCAAATCATGACTACCGAAGTTGTAACTATTCGCGGATCTGCTACAGTAGCTGAAGCTGTAAAATTAATGAAACTACACAATCTCCAAGCTTTGGTTGTAGATATACGCAATTCTCAAGACGCTTATGGAATTATTACCAATAATGATATCGTTACTAAAGTAGTTGCTTATGGAAAAGATACAACTAAAGTTCGGGTTTATGAAGTCATGACCAAACCTTGTATCGTTGTCAACCCAGATTTAGGAGTAGAATACATCGCGCGCTTATTTGCTCAAACAGGCATACGTATCGCTCCTGTTATCCAAGGCGAATTATTAGGCATAATTTCTGAAAGAGATATTCTACATAAAGGTGATTTTGTCGAAAATCCTAAAGCACCCCTGCTCAAACGTGAATTAGCCAGAGCGATCGAAGAAGCACGCTCTCTAGCAGCCATTAACGGTGCAACCTCTCCTAGTTGTTTAGAAGCTTGGGCTTTAGTAGATGAATTAGAAACAGAAATAGCCTATCAAAATGGCGATGATGCTCCTGAAATGACAGCCTTTCAAGTATTTTGCGCTGAACATCCCGAAGTCTTACAAATACATCACAAAGAATTAGTCAATGCTCAATGA
- a CDS encoding glycosyltransferase: MFFSVVIPTYNRQPILAKCLLALETQFITSGYINGYEVIVVDDGSTDNTLTWLSEAKAQLPHVKVITQNHAGPALARNLGVAKATGDIIIFIDSDLVVTANFIEAHAHCLITNQTKLGNDRLFTYGRVVNTANFDDPTSEPYKLTDFSAAYFATGNVAIAKKWLETAGLFDTRFQLYGWEDLELGVRLQKLGLKLIKCPQAVGYHWHPPFSLEQIPNLIEKEKQRGRMGILFYEKHPTFNVRMMIQMTWLHRLLWGMLTLNGRLNEKTLSTFLGKLIKQGQSQLALEIARIFLNWYNVQAVYEAYAEKNLNKPKY, translated from the coding sequence ATGTTTTTTAGTGTTGTTATTCCTACCTATAATCGTCAACCTATTTTAGCCAAGTGTTTACTAGCTTTAGAAACACAATTTATTACTAGTGGTTATATAAATGGTTATGAAGTAATTGTCGTTGATGATGGCTCAACAGATAATACCTTAACCTGGTTATCTGAAGCTAAAGCACAATTACCCCATGTTAAGGTTATCACCCAAAATCACGCAGGACCGGCCCTAGCGCGCAATCTAGGGGTAGCTAAAGCAACGGGAGATATAATTATCTTTATTGACAGTGATTTGGTGGTTACAGCTAATTTTATCGAAGCTCACGCTCATTGTCTGATCACTAACCAAACAAAATTAGGAAACGATCGCCTCTTCACCTATGGAAGGGTAGTCAATACCGCTAACTTTGATGATCCTACCTCAGAGCCCTATAAGTTAACCGACTTCTCCGCGGCTTACTTCGCTACAGGTAATGTGGCGATCGCCAAAAAATGGCTAGAAACCGCAGGATTATTTGATACTAGATTTCAACTTTATGGTTGGGAAGATTTGGAATTAGGTGTACGTCTGCAAAAACTAGGGTTAAAATTAATTAAATGTCCTCAAGCAGTAGGTTATCATTGGCATCCTCCCTTTAGTTTAGAACAAATTCCTAATTTAATCGAAAAAGAAAAACAAAGGGGACGCATGGGTATCCTGTTTTACGAAAAACACCCAACTTTTAACGTTCGGATGATGATTCAAATGACTTGGTTACATCGTCTCCTCTGGGGGATGCTTACTCTCAATGGGAGACTTAACGAAAAAACCCTGAGCACCTTTTTAGGAAAGTTAATCAAGCAAGGACAATCTCAATTAGCCTTAGAAATTGCTCGAATCTTTCTAAATTGGTATAATGTGCAAGCAGTTTATGAGGCTTATGCTGAAAAGAACTTAAACAAACCAAAATATTAA
- a CDS encoding photosystem II reaction center protein M — MQVNDLGFVATILFVLVPTVFLLILFIQTDSGQRER; from the coding sequence ATGCAAGTTAATGATCTTGGTTTTGTGGCAACAATTCTCTTTGTATTAGTTCCTACCGTTTTTCTACTAATTCTATTTATCCAAACCGACTCAGGTCAAAGAGAAAGATAA
- a CDS encoding DNA phosphorothioation-associated putative methyltransferase codes for MRYQLEAIAACCHNSTIGKLLPQALYVHKYYLTELDPLLQKYEQVASTVNEQSKNATLVKFSTNKLLVSYLFYPHFEDDPHPALATSIIINMDTLEEKIWDYTQSKNPPILHRKETFVNRNHPGYQKFSYLTHIEEQLGLLEQSHLIGNRLEWQQRLKAQHLEFRGHNLVCTLQPKLETIIVERHKAAIHRRRLSRPVRLALHAGLFTPETTFFDYGCGHGEDVRQIADLGYQSSGWDPHYCKDQPLINSDIVNLGYILNVIEDFNERRQTLQQAWELTKQVLIVAAQVLLDDSYQGWLSYGDGVITNRNTFQKYYHPTELKNYLDQVLGVDAIPVDLGIFFIFRDQVVGENFRASCLQRRLRIPGLSHSSKRYEDYQELLAPLMGFMTRRGRLPVKGELSNESEVISELGSIRRGFKLISQVTDVNEWEAIAEQRRQDLLLYIALSTFRVRPTFKQLPPLVRQDIKALFGSYQKACLLASLMLISLHDLENLQDLADNSPIGQKSADSFLIHITALDSLDPMLRLYEGCASRNFGRLEATNLIKFSWQKPQITYLACPDFDTTAHPLVKHTMSVALDTLKIDYLDYLEDDNPPIIHRKDSLVHPEYPNYAKFANLTRQEKQWGLYTDKGKISRLKGWLECLATQGAVIRGHRLVWRKDLDPYQLKLLRAQVQARKRQGK; via the coding sequence ATGCGTTATCAATTAGAGGCGATCGCCGCCTGTTGTCATAATAGTACCATTGGTAAGCTATTACCCCAAGCACTCTATGTTCACAAATATTATCTAACAGAACTTGATCCCCTTTTGCAAAAGTATGAACAAGTAGCTAGTACAGTCAACGAGCAGAGTAAAAATGCTACCTTGGTTAAATTTAGTACCAATAAATTATTAGTTTCCTACTTATTTTATCCCCACTTTGAAGATGATCCCCATCCTGCTTTAGCTACTAGTATCATCATCAATATGGATACCCTAGAAGAGAAAATCTGGGATTATACTCAAAGTAAAAATCCTCCGATACTCCATCGTAAAGAAACCTTTGTTAATCGCAATCACCCTGGTTACCAAAAATTTAGTTATCTTACCCACATAGAAGAACAATTAGGATTACTAGAGCAATCTCATTTAATCGGTAATCGGTTAGAATGGCAACAACGCTTAAAAGCACAACATCTAGAGTTTAGAGGACATAATCTGGTTTGTACTCTTCAACCTAAACTAGAGACAATAATCGTAGAACGTCACAAAGCAGCTATACATCGTCGTCGGCTATCTCGTCCTGTACGTTTAGCGTTACACGCGGGTTTATTCACTCCTGAAACAACTTTCTTTGACTATGGTTGTGGTCATGGAGAAGATGTCCGTCAAATAGCAGATCTTGGTTATCAAAGTAGCGGATGGGATCCTCATTACTGTAAAGATCAACCCCTAATTAATAGTGATATCGTCAATTTAGGGTATATCCTCAACGTGATTGAAGACTTTAACGAACGTCGTCAAACCTTACAACAAGCTTGGGAATTAACCAAACAAGTATTAATAGTAGCAGCTCAAGTGTTATTAGACGATAGTTATCAAGGTTGGTTAAGTTATGGAGATGGCGTGATTACTAATCGCAATACCTTCCAGAAATATTATCACCCAACTGAGTTAAAAAATTATCTTGACCAAGTCTTAGGAGTAGATGCGATTCCCGTAGATTTAGGTATATTTTTTATCTTTCGGGATCAAGTGGTTGGCGAAAATTTCCGCGCTAGTTGTTTACAGCGAAGGTTACGCATACCTGGTTTATCTCACTCTAGTAAACGTTATGAGGATTATCAGGAGTTATTAGCACCCTTAATGGGTTTTATGACTCGTAGGGGACGTCTTCCCGTCAAAGGAGAATTAAGTAACGAATCAGAGGTGATCTCTGAATTAGGGAGTATTCGTCGCGGGTTTAAATTGATTTCTCAGGTTACCGACGTTAACGAATGGGAAGCGATCGCCGAACAACGTCGTCAAGATTTACTTCTCTATATTGCTTTGAGTACTTTTCGGGTTCGTCCTACTTTTAAACAACTACCCCCTCTAGTTAGACAGGATATTAAAGCTTTGTTTGGTAGTTATCAAAAAGCTTGTCTTTTAGCTAGTTTAATGCTCATCAGTCTCCATGATTTGGAAAATCTCCAAGATTTAGCCGATAATAGTCCCATTGGGCAAAAATCTGCTGATTCTTTTTTAATTCATATTACTGCTTTAGATAGTTTAGATCCGATGTTGCGTTTATACGAAGGTTGTGCTAGTCGTAACTTTGGACGTTTAGAAGCAACTAACTTGATTAAATTTTCTTGGCAAAAACCCCAAATTACCTATTTAGCTTGTCCCGATTTTGACACCACAGCCCATCCTTTGGTAAAGCATACCATGAGCGTTGCTTTAGATACCCTAAAAATTGATTATCTTGACTACCTAGAGGATGATAACCCCCCGATTATCCACCGCAAAGATAGTTTAGTTCATCCTGAGTACCCTAATTATGCTAAATTTGCTAATCTAACTCGCCAAGAAAAGCAATGGGGTTTATACACCGATAAGGGTAAAATCAGTCGTCTCAAGGGTTGGTTAGAATGTTTAGCAACACAGGGAGCTGTTATTCGAGGTCATCGTTTAGTTTGGCGAAAAGATTTAGATCCCTATCAACTAAAATTATTACGTGCTCAAGTACAAGCGCGCAAGCGTCAAGGTAAATAA
- the hisB gene encoding imidazoleglycerol-phosphate dehydratase HisB: MTGNRVASLNRTTGETDVQVDINLDGRGQCQVNTGIPFLDHMLHQLASHGLIDLEIKATGDWEIDDHHTNEDVGITLGQAIAKAIGDRRGIVRFGNFVAPLDEALVQVTLDFSGRPYLNYSLEIPTERVGNYDTQLVREFFVALVNHSQITLHIRQLEGINSHHIIEATFKAFARALRMAIAIDPLRASQIPSSKGIL; encoded by the coding sequence CTGACAGGAAATAGAGTAGCTTCTCTCAATAGAACTACAGGGGAAACCGATGTACAGGTTGATATCAATCTCGATGGTAGAGGTCAATGTCAAGTTAACACGGGTATTCCTTTTTTAGATCATATGTTACATCAATTAGCATCCCATGGTCTGATTGATTTGGAAATTAAAGCAACAGGAGACTGGGAAATCGATGACCATCATACTAACGAAGATGTGGGAATTACCCTAGGACAAGCGATCGCCAAAGCTATCGGCGATCGCCGTGGTATAGTCAGATTTGGTAACTTTGTTGCTCCTCTAGATGAAGCTTTAGTTCAAGTTACCCTAGATTTTTCGGGACGTCCCTATTTAAACTATAGTCTAGAGATTCCTACCGAAAGGGTGGGAAATTATGACACTCAACTAGTGAGAGAGTTTTTTGTCGCTTTGGTTAACCATAGTCAGATAACCCTACATATACGTCAACTAGAGGGGATTAATTCTCATCATATTATTGAAGCTACTTTTAAAGCTTTTGCTCGCGCTTTACGTATGGCGATCGCCATCGATCCTTTACGTGCTAGTCAGATTCCTAGTTCTAAAGGAATACTCTAA